In a genomic window of Trichoderma atroviride chromosome 4, complete sequence:
- a CDS encoding uncharacterized protein (EggNog:ENOG41~SECRETED:SignalP(1-24)): MQTKKLAILIAYLAGSIFAPQASAEPTEAQDVPKVLFCDQTGFNPPCITEIASIGECITLRPQWADKVSSLQPNREAGICRFYKEKYCFGEYIDFEYPGHDNLPAIPGRWNDNIESYECFGNN, translated from the exons ATGCAGACCAAAAAGCTTGCAATCCTCATTGCCTACCTCGCCGGTAGCATCTTTGCTCCGCAGGCCAGTGCAGAACCAACTGAGGCCCAAGACGTCCCCAAGGTCCTCTTCTGCGACCAGACCGGCTTTAATCCTCCATGCATCACGGAAATAGCCTCAATTGGCGAATGCA TTACTCTCCGTCCTCAGTGGGCTGATAAGGTGTCTTCCCTTCAACCAAACCGAGAGGCTGGTATTTGCCGTTTCTACAA GGAGAAATACTGCTTTGGCGAGTATATTGACTTTGAATACCCCGGCCACGATAACCTCCCTGCTATTCCAGGTCGTTGGAATGACAACATCGAGTCTTATGAGTGCTTCGGAAACAACTAA
- a CDS encoding uncharacterized protein (EggNog:ENOG41~SECRETED:SignalP(1-18)), with protein MYASVIIYTLVALSGVMSSPVQDEVVPRAIEPRMPTFADIPFPRFPSHNRHQKDKGNNKNEASGCSPDTNTQLNACSAGNPYCCSSDGNGGHVCANTTACDQKVICCNNNNGFQICIGEIDFNMPVTINIYE; from the exons ATGTACGCCTCTGTCATCATCTACACTCTCGTCGCCCTTAGCGGTGTCATGTCGTCTCCGGTTCAAGACGAGGTTGTGCCCCGAGCCATTGAGCCTCGCATGCCTACTTTCGCCGATATCCCGTTTCCGAGATTCCCAAGCCACAACCGTCACCAGAAAGATAAAGGCAACAATA AAAATGAGGCCAGTGGCTGCAGCCCCGACACAAACACTCAGTTGAACGCCTGTTCTGCAGGCAACCCGTACTGCTGCAGCAGTGATGGTAACGGCG GTCATGTCTGTGCAAACACTACTGCATGCGATCAAAAGGTCATTTGCTGCAACAATAATAACGGC TTCCAAATCTGCATCGGCGAAATTGACTTTAACATGCCAGTCACCATCAACATCTACGAGTAA
- a CDS encoding uncharacterized protein (EggNog:ENOG41~SECRETED:SignalP(1-16)), with protein MQFFAVATLFVAGVLAAPSPSGLNSRDTLCAAGLYSTPQCCAVDVLGVADLNCAGPVGTVTTAAEFKANCAAIGQEARCCVLPVLGQDVLCQTPPGL; from the exons ATGCAGTTCTTCGCTGTCGCAACTCTCTTTGTCGCTGGCGTCCTCGCCGCGCCGTCTCCCAGCGGCTTAAACTCCCGCGACActctttgcgctgctggcctttACTCCACCCCACAATGCTGTGCTGTTGATGTGCTTGGAGTTGCTGATTTGAACTGTGCAGGCC CTGTTGGCACTGTTACCACCGCCGCTGAATTTAAAGCCAACTgcgccgccattggccaagaGGCTCGCTGCTGTGTTCTTCCTGTT cttggccaagatgtCCTATGCCAGACTCCTCCTGGCTTGTAA
- a CDS encoding uncharacterized protein (EggNog:ENOG41): MGRYPTSGYCHTCRKRRVKCDKAKPSCGQCSRSGHFCRGYQPVLRMQHYVAMNQDGAKSPCVATKSLSIPNDGCLTRMAMGRFDEELHSYFQSVYQWAPYWYPTLKAAIDAGSPTVNRLCSLAIIYGCMGKELKAPTMLAKSQAFYAEALHRARDLIEQTDKTALARLVPAVFMMAMYEWSVQDRTGNTHIDGLNQILVYCGPEYFEQETLISTYRSCRILHTCWGVRNRRRSLFEAPIWAAVPWKRHLNTTEDTLLNILIKIPGLMEDMAKQLDYTQFEHIISDYISELHQWRIAWHHEHPTAVWETFIDKSASILSLDETLSNPLEFNSVSLALEMLYCDAALVQLTRLKGYILFPFMQPNAVRPEDMVYICQMAHGANGNGLLLPHQVRFECQLAIEALRVTQYITNRLQSSPIDRYIPPSPFGIVYWALMDEPEVQSCVASKLLKCPPFSNNKAFEEFKVDFQVPRRLSKVNLEN; this comes from the exons ATGGGGCGATACCCAACCAGCGGCTACTGCCATACGTGTCGAAAAAGGCGCGTGAAATGCG ACAAAGCCAAGCCATCATGCGGCCAATGTTCTCGCTCCGGCCATTTTTGCAGAGGTTACCAGCCTGTCCTACGGATGCAGCATTATGTGGCTATGAATCAAGATGGCGCCAAATCGCCGTGCGTAGCGACCAAAAGTCTTAGCATTCCGAATGACGGGTGCTTAACGAGAATGGCCATGGGGAGATTTGATGAGGAGCTTCATTCATACTTCCAATCTGTGTATCAGTGGGCGCCTTATTGGTATCCGACGTTGAAGGCAGCGATTGATGCCGGCTCACCTACTGTGAACCGGCTTTGTAGTTTGGCCATTATATATGGGTGCATGGGAAAGGAGCTAAAAGCTCCGACAATGCTGGCGAAATCTCAGGCCTTTTATGCAGAAGCTCTACACCGAGCTCGAGATTTGATTGAGCAGACAGATAAAACGGCATTAGCGAGGCTGGTGCCTGCAGTCTTTATGATGGCCATGTATGAG TGGTCAGTGCAAGATCGTACCGGGAATACTCATATCGATGGCTTGAACCAGATTTTGGTGTACTGCGGACCCGAGTACTTTGAGCAAGAAACACTGATTTCTACATACAGATCATGTAGAATCCTGCAT aCTTGTTGGGGCGTTCGAAACCGACGGCGCTCCCTTTTCGAAGCTCCGATCTGGGCGGCTGTTCCATGGAAACGTCATCTCAATACAACCGAGGACACACTGCTcaatattttaattaaaatccCTGGGCTGATGGAGGATATGGCCAAGCAGCTTGACTATACGCAATTCGAACACATAATAAGCGACTATATTTCGGAGCTTCATCAATGGCGTATTGCGTGGCATCATGAACATCCTACTGCTGTGTGGGAAACTTTTATTGACAAATCTGCCTCGATTCTTTCCTTGGACGAGACCCTATCAAATCCTCTAGAGTTCAATTCCGTATCTTTGGCCCTGGAAATGTTGTATTGCGACGCCGCACTCGTACAGCTTACGCGGTTGAAAGGGTACATTCTCTTTCCATTCATGCAACCAAATGCAGTAAGACCTGAGGATATGGTATATATTTGCCAAATGGCTCATGGAGCAAACGGAAATGGTCTCTTGCTCCCTCATCAAGTCCGATTCGAATGTCAATTAGCCATTGAAGCACTCAGGGTCACCCAGTACATCACAAATCGATTGCAAAGCTCCCCAATTGACCGATATATACCACCGTCGCCTTTTGGCATAGTATACTGGGCGCTGATGGATGAACCTGAGGTGCAAAGTTGCGTAGCttccaagctgctcaagtGTCCGCCGTTCTCGAACAACAAGGCGTTTGAAGAATTTAAAGTGGACTTTCAAGTTCCACGAAGGCTATCAAAAGTCAATTTAGAAAATTAA
- a CDS encoding uncharacterized protein (EggNog:ENOG41~MEROPS:MER0031617~SECRETED:SignalP(1-22)), translating into MFPNFSQLASIITVACVPFVSADTAPFADWDHGRVQLSNVSIHFRYAGSGPPLLLVHGNPQHSYTWRVMGPILASHYTIIAPDNRGTGDSSIPADNDYSAEAMASDLKGLLDFLQVNQTLVFSHDKGAGAASALAALFPDSVTSLGVSEYLLPGFGYEEYSCPSPTWDLYANWQLAFFSITDAAEFFIRGREKDMLSWYFYHASYSGTEAVPDDVLQRYATSISKPGFLRSMLGPFSTASTTADHALFTKVFANSTLKMPFLALGGEASLAPASQIKQVWGSLSDNGTYEVVPKAGHWIADENPEWVAQRLVEFFGSTAATMKPANLTWLNNKVTLV; encoded by the exons ATGTTTCCAAATTTTTCTCAACTTGCTTCCATCATTACTGTCGCTTGCGTCCCTTTCGTCTCAGCCGACACAGCTCCGTTCGCTGACTGGGACCATGGTCGAGTTCAGTTGAGTAACGTGAGCATTCATTTCCGCTACGCAGGAAGTGGACCTCCTTTACTGCTCGTTCACGGAAATCCGCAACACAGC TATACATGGCGTGTTATGGGCCCTATTCTCGCTTCTCATTATACAATTATTGCTCCTGATAACCGCGGCACTGGAGATAGCTCTATTCCAGCAGACAACGACTACAGTGCTGAAGCCATGGCTTCTGATCTCAAAGGTCTTCTTGACTTTCTGCAAGTCAACCAAACCTTGGTGTTTTCTCACGATAAAGGCGCCGGCGCGGCATCTGCCCTCGCAGCTCTGTTTCCGGACTCGGTTACATCGCTCGGTGTATCTGAATACCTCCTTCCAGGATTCGGATACGAGGAGTACTCTTGTCCCTCTCCTACATGGGATCTCTACGCCAACTGGCAGCTAGCTTTCTTTAGCATTACGGACGCCGCAGAGTTTTTCATCCGCGGTCGTGAAAAGGACATGCTTTCTTGGTACTTTTATCATGCTAGCTACAGTGGTACTGAAGCGGTTCCGGACGATGTTCTCCAGCGTTATGCGACTAGCATCAGCAAGCCAGGTTTCTTGCGCAGTATGTTGGGTCCTTTCTCTACCGCTTCAACAACAGCGGACCATGCGCTCTTCACCAAAGTGTTTGCAAACTCGACACTCAAGATGCCTTTCCTTGCTCTGGGTGGTGAAGCGAGCCTTGCACCGGCGAGTCAAATTAAACAAGTGTGGGGTAGTCTCAGCGACAATGGAACTTACGAAGTAGTTCCAAAGGCTGGTCATTGGATCGCAGATGAGAATCCTGAATGGGTCGCACAGCGTCTCGTGGAATTCTTTGGCAGCACGGCAGCTACCATGAAGCCGGCAAATCTCACATGGCTAAACAATAAGGTAACTCTTGTTTAA
- a CDS encoding uncharacterized protein (EggNog:ENOG41~TransMembrane:14 (i84-110o122-141i153-171o177-199i211-234o240-262i274-293o305-323i343-365o377-401i408-427o433-459i471-493o513-530i)), giving the protein MPTMTSPSPQMIPPSKSQSSEATPRDSGSTVEDEISEDVTPMEPDLTVEKIRTKTSVRNDIEAGILPALNTTVSRATTISKKRAYTLMVLVVLTQGVQMFAYGAGIVGALKVGRAVGASDSLATWIAASYPLTQGSFVLISGRMGAVYGHKRVMTLGSAIWVFWMLATAYGRNIVGISFMRALAGIGGGLLVPNAVALLTTTFPPGKQRNLALALFASMGPAGGAGGCTIAGILFEWTDWTWLFFFLAVLGAVIFGAAIISVPDDEPLDPDGAVDWIGAYLGVAGLILFNFVWNQAPIAGWSNPYEYVLLIVAIAHFALFLVWEAKWATTPILPFGIWKVPSFGALILVLFCVFMSVGIYCWYVTVWLANLRGWGPVLLGLSFLPMAITGSASAFFAAWVVSRVQAEVVLCLGSLGAVAMNVLVVTMPVEEVWWAQVFPAMIFAGCTGDMIFAAGQIIASSIVSKKHQGTAGSLLGALFTYGLSTGLGFAGTVEVNVNKNGTDIVGGYRGAEYLAIGFAGMAFVIALLFVRMERNTVEGWQGEDAEDYQPEH; this is encoded by the exons ATGCCAACAATGACTTCCCCCTCGCCCCAGATGATACCACCGTCGAAGTCACAGAGTTCCGAGGCCACTCCTCGGGACTCTGGGTCTACCGTTGAAGACGAAATCAGCGAAGACGTCACTCCCATGGAGCCAGATTTGACAGTCGAGAAAATCAGGACGAAAACGAGCGTGCGAAATGACATAGAGGCCGGGATTCTGCCTGCGCTAAACACCACGGTATCGCGAGCCACGACTATATCAAAAAAGAGAGCCTACACTCTCATGGTACTAGTTGTTCTCACGCAGGGCGTGCAAATGTTTGCATATGGAGCTGGTATCGTCGGTGCACTCAAGGTCGGCCGCGCTGTGGGCGCATCAGACTCGTTGGCGACCTGGATCGCTGCATCATATCCGCTAACCCAAGGTTCCTTTGTCTTGATCAGTGGTCGGATGGGTGCCGTCTATGGACACAAGAGAGTCATGACGCTTGGCTCAGCCATTTGGGTCTTTTGGATGTTGGCCACGGCATACGGACGAAATATCGTCGGCATCAGCTTCATGAGAGCGCTTGCGGGGATAGGAGGCGGCCTCCTTGTTCCCAACGCCGTGGCTCTCTTAACGACAACATTCCCTCCTGGAAAACAACGAAACTTGGCACTGGCTCTCTTTGCTTCCATGGGGCCGGCCGGCGGCGCCGGTGGATGCACCATTGCCGGTATCTTGTTTGAATGGACTGATTGGACAtggctctttttcttcct GGCTGTTCTAGGCGCGGTGATATTTGGTGCAGCGATTATCAGTGTTCCGGATGACGAACCTTTGGACCCCGATGGAGCCGTCGACTGGATAGGAGCATACCTCGGCGTTGCAGGATTGATCCTATTCAACTTTGTTTGGAA TCAAGCTCCGATTGCCGGTTGGTCGAATCCATACGAATACGTGCTACTCAtcgttgccattgctcatTTCGCCCTGTTCCTGGTTTGGGAAGCAAAGTGGGCAACAACCCCAATACTCCCCTTTGGTATCTGGAAAGTGCCGTCTTTTGGCGCTCTCATTCTGGTCTTGTTCTGCGTCTTCATGAGCGTGGGTATCTATTGCTGGTACGTCACCGTCTGGCTGGCCAACCTGCGAGGCTGGGGTCCGGTGTTGCTTGGCCTTTCCTTTCTACCAATGGCAATTACTGGATCGGCATCTGCTTTCTTTGCAGCATGGGTCGTAAGCAGAGTGCAAGCCGAGGTCGTCCTTTGTCTCGGCTCTCTTGGCGCGGTAGCAATGAATGTTCTTGTTGTCACTATGCCAGTGGAGGAAGTCTGGTGGGCGCAGGTATTCCCTGCCATGATTTTCGCCGGATGCACGGGAGACATGATATTTGCCGCTGGCCAGATTATTGCCAGTAGCATTGTGAGTAAAAAGCATCAAGGAACTGCTGGATCTCTGCTTGGAGCCCTTTTTACGTACGGATTGAGTACGGGACTGGGATTTGCCGGGACGGTCGAGGTCAACGTGAATAAAAACGGGACGGATATTGTGGGAGGCTACCGAGGAGCCGAATACTTGGCAATAGGATTTGCGGGAATGGCCTTTGTAATAGCGCTGCTTTTTGTGAGGATGGAAAGGAACACTGTTGAGGGCTGGCAAGGCGAGGATGCTGAAGATTATCAGCCTGAGCACTGA
- a CDS encoding uncharacterized protein (EggNog:ENOG41) — MAVPSWYISSELARLDPAHWGKWLRNIRKYSHTMGIWQRINPGLAEHPDDAFNIYVGLDEVYDPSQARDYAAGLYDKEKEDVTDADIVFAKEIVLMGADFERECLMDRKQRASEVNEKIRDWILATVNSGLLQFMFMSFYSEHPGDQVMTTRQMLKSLQHLSGQRTGQVPAAQRTCA, encoded by the coding sequence ATGGCTGTTCCATCATGGTATATATCCTCTGAGCTGGCTAGGCTAGACCCGGCTCATTGGGGCAAGTGGTTGAGAAACATTCGCAAATATTCACACACGATGGGGATCTGGCAAAGAATAAATCCAGGCCTAGCAGAGCACCCTGATGATGCTTTTAATATCTATGTTGGGCTCGACGAGGTCTACGATCCCTCTCAAGCTAGAGACTACGCTGCAGGGCTCTacgacaaagaaaaagaggatgTTACAGACGCCGACATCGTCTTTGCAAAAGAAATTGTGCTCATGGGCGCTGATTTCGAGCGAGAATGTCTTATGGATCGCAAGCAACGAGCGAGCGAAGTTAATGAAAAGATCCGAGATTGGATTTTGGCGACGGTCAACAGCGGCTTGCTTCAATTCATGTTCATGAGTTTCTACAGTGAGCACCCGGGTGACCAGGTTATGACTACCCGGCAGATGCTCAAGAGCTTGCAGCATCTTTCTGGCCAGCGAACAGGTCAAGtgccagcagcgcagcgcacATGTGCTTGA
- a CDS encoding uncharacterized protein (EggNog:ENOG41): protein MRAYAMTTFTCARHILIANDLDSKRDVTLFEFSGEPRKPMFYGYATDELLAQVMTASDGDGLKTATELESGTAKMPNPWQMASKARITHVINTAGLLQSKTAAECHRIIHNTDGALSEIITETVCTTLHTLVPGVDLDHGINASKVSPKMQRFTITKSESESLRKLLKSMFRRVEFDAPQHIDARLGGNQYTNEGSMGWTFDVSTLSINPYNSVVKANAPQFIDAGQLAILLDGPLRTAILNGESDTENTFLALLALKLLIDQRWRTIDSGTLPIEEADRLYKPSIIFVPSVILRQYFLEIRSLWMGIFDIWLLCDANDEHMNADQISNTINNTKKLQEHTNLWTTEHKKPSTAQTVLLMSYETGMKLMLSAETDQPQHSQEIQGQVTQQHRATDVATDQTFAKDLGKKMHESGHGNNETDFHHPSSPQDVTTRNYREKMVIQNVMWNVVILEECHLIKKETTSYKLAKKLDRDAMLLVSENPLTTLNDLYGYLLLLWDMAWPFAYSSELDSTLCLTLYDPATYKHLLKREDLLGVTLTQVVAREELMVDKLTPRQRQRCKEYTKFVLEGRGPAYLLHPELYKDFWHKSECNVSTIVPIIRKTLEMVSTRLISPTPKKPLSGDSTSMSRENAGLTVQTVELISIERLSAKKKLEEHVSQVLKYPEELYVEAEDVEAMLESAVCRHLSMVSTDLNSIALTTPTKGMLNLLSDVQEKVIPTASTEGSADIRNRPGTYDTTGGLEWLFYQTRDSQRYTFPRDRQSQVRYSAWDSPKYSYVLLRALKAKERNEKLLVWANNPLISQVINALLVTCGIKTLHYSSRHSQSEGKQAVEAFNDPQSPYTCLVTCMQLSSSRLNLHKSCHRGIIVELPTSHPALLSTIGCLWHVGKEHNVEWDILIAKNTFDAFIEGSIMKQRSAVVAVTAQIDSAIIGEARMICAYEILKQQFG, encoded by the exons ATGCGGGCGTATGCCATGACCACCTTTACATGTGCAAGGCACATTCTCATTGCGAATGACCTGGATAGCAAACGCGACGTGACTCTATTTGAGTTTTCTGGAGAGCCACGCAAACCGATGTTTTATGGCTATGCCACAGATGAATTGTTGGCACAGGTGATGACGGCGTCTGACGGAGACGGTTTGAAGACTGCTACAGAATTGGAAAGTGGTACAGCTAAAATGCCGAATCCATGGCAAATGGCATCAAAAGCCAGAATTACTCATGTCATCAACACTGCCGGACTTTTACAGTCCAAGACTGCCGCCGAATGCCATCGGATAATTCACAATACTGATGGCGCATTATCCGAGATCATTACGGAAACGGTCTGCACAACACTCCACACCCTTGTTCCTGGAGTTGACTTGGACCACGGGATAAACGCTTCGAAAGTCTCGCCCAAAATGCAGAGATTTACAATTACTAAGAGCGAGAGTGAATCATTGCGAAAGCTGCTCAAGTCAATGTTCCGTCGGGTAGAGTTTGATGCGCCTCAACACATAGACGCACGGCTTGGAGGCAACCAGTATACCAACGAGGGCTCGATGGGCTGGACTTTTGACGTGAGCACCTTGTCTATTAATCCATATAATTCAGTGGTAAAAGCCAATGCGCCTCAGTTCATAG ATGCCGGCCAATTGGCGATATTGTTAGACGGACCTCTGCGAACTGCGATACTAAACGGCGAATCCGATACTGAAAACACATTTCTGGCATTGCTGGCCTTGAAACTGTTGATTGATCAGAGATGGCGCACAATTGACAGCGGTACACTCCCTATTGAAGAAGCTGACCGACTTTATAAACCAAGCATCATATTTGTGCCTTCGGTAATCTTACGACAGTACTTTTTAGAAATCAGATCCCTTTGGATGGGAATATTCGACATTTGGTTGCTATGTGACGCTAACGACGAACACATGAATGCAGACCAGATATCCAACACgattaataatactaaaaaacTTCAAGAGCACACCAATCTCTGGACTACAGAGCATAAGAAACCCAGCACTGCGCAAACAGTCCTCTTGATGTCGTACGAAACTGGGATGAAGCTCATGCTGAGTGCTGAAACTGATCAGCCGCAACACAGCCAAGAGATACAAGGCCAGGTGACTCAGCAACATCGTGCTACTGACGTGGCTACAGATCAAACATTCGCAAAAGATCTTGGGAAGAAAATGCACGAGAGCGGCCATGGAAATAATGAAACCGATTTTCATCATCCATCCAGCCCCCAGGATGTTACCACTCGAAATTATCGCGAGAAGATGGTTATACAAAACGTCATGTGGAATGTGGTAATTCTCGAGGAGTGCCACTTGATCAAGAAAGAGACCACTAGCTACAAGCTAGCAAAGAAGCTGGACAGAGATGCTATGCTTTTAGTTTCTGAAAATCCCTTGACCACCCTGAACGATTTGTACGGTTATCTCCTATTACTATGGGACATGGCTTGGCCATTCGCCTATTCATCTGAGTTGGACTCGACTTTATGCCTGACGCTTTATGATCCAGCAACATATAAGCACTTGCTCAAGAGAGAAGACTTGCTTGGAGTCACATTAACGCAAGTAGTGGCCAGGGAAGAATTAATGGTTGATAAGCTCACCCCACGACAAAGACAGCGATGCAAGGAGTACACTAAATTCGTACTCGAGGGACGTGGACCAGCATACCTACTTCACCCAGAGCTTTATAAAGACTTTTGGCATAAGAGTGAATGCAACGTCAGCACTATAGTGCCCATTATTCGGAAGACTTTAGAAATGGTGTCCACGCGGCTAATCTCGCCCACCCCCAAGAAACCTTTAAGTGGCGATAGCACATCCATGAGCAGAGAGAATGCCGGCCTAACCGTCCAGACAGTGGAGCTCATTTCAATAGAAAGACTctcagccaagaaaaagcTTGAGGAGCACGTATCCCAAGTCCTCAAATACCCCGAAGAATTGTATgttgaagcagaagatgtTGAAGCGATGCTAGAAAGCGCGGTCTGTCGGCATTTATCTATGGTATCGACAGATCTCAACAGCATCGCATTGACTACTCCAACCAAAGGAATGTTGAATCTTCTATCAGATGTTCAAGAAAAAGTCATCCCAACCGCGTCTACGGAAGGATCAGCAGATATTAGAAACCGACCGGGCACGTATGATACAACTGGCGGCTTAGAGTGGTTGTTCTATCAAACCAGAGATTCGCAGAGGTATACCTTCCCTAGAGACAGACAGAGTCAAGTACGTTATTCTGCTTGGGACAGTCCGAAATATAGCTATGTCCTACTGAGAGCTCTTAAGGCTAAAGAGCGGAATGAGAAACTGTTGGTGTGGGCGAACAACCCGTTGATATCTCA GGTTATTAACGCGCTGCTGGTGACTTGTGGGATCAAAACCCTTCACTACTCTTCGAGGCACTCTCAATCGGAGGGAAAGCAAGCTGTAGAAGCTTTTAACGACCCACAATCTCCATACACATGCCTTgttacatgcatgcagctctcttcttcacggCTAAATCTTCATAAATCTTGTCACAGAGGAATTATCGTCGAGCTCCCAACGAGTCACCCGGCACTTTTAAGCACAATAGGCTGCCTTTGGCACGTTGGAAAAGAGCACAACGTGGAATGGGACATTCTCATCGCCAAAAACACCTTTGATGCCTTTATTGAAGGAAGCATCATGAAGCAGCGTTCCGCTGTCGTCGCCGTGACAGCCCAAATTGATTCCGCCATCATTGGAGAAGCGCGAATGATTTGTGCATATGAGATTCTAAAACAGCAGTTTGGGTAG
- a CDS encoding uncharacterized protein (EggNog:ENOG41) — MRAPWNEMDDEDMRHEGYFYSALADFFFQNPDQAFLVGRYNIRQIALAWKMGMKITIGMVKRPVPLGAGEGLALQFL, encoded by the coding sequence ATGAGAGCGCCATGGAacgagatggatgatgaggatATGCGCCACGAGGGATACTTTTACTCGGCGCTTGccgatttcttcttccaaaatCCGGACCAGGCGTTCTTGGTGGGTCGATACAACATTCGACAGATTGCTCTAgcttggaagatgggaaTGAAGATTACCATTGGCATGGTAAAGCGGCCAGTGCCCTTGGGAGCTGGTGAAGGCCTGGCTCTTCAATTTCTGTGA
- a CDS encoding uncharacterized protein (EggNog:ENOG41~SECRETED:SignalP(1-16)) — MKFQLLSLLLLPSALAQTAPNPILTALGTITSDTTSLNTTVANFDGDPLALIKITVQSAQLLSDINKGTDTANKAANLTLDQTLAIATATLALATDVNQTITTIINTKPKFDKLLVVDPVILLNLKLEQDATRKFSAAVVAKVPEALQSVAQGLTQGIDDSFSEGIAAYEQFL; from the coding sequence ATGAAGTTCcagctcctctccctcctcctcctcccctccGCCCTCGCCCAAACAGCCCCAAACCCCATCCTCACCGCCCTCGGCACAATCACCAGCGACACCACCAGCCTCAACACCACCGTCGCAAACTTCGACGGCGACCCCCTCGCCCTCATCAAAATCACCGTCCAGTCGGCCCAGCTGCTCTCCGACATCAACAAGGGCACCGACACCGCCAACAAGGCCGCCAACCTGACGCTCGACCAGACGCTCGCCATCGCCACGGCCACGCTGGCCCTCGCCACGGACGTCAACCAGACCATTACGACaatcatcaacaccaagcccaagtttgacaagctgctggtggtggacCCCGTGATCCTGCTCAACCtcaagctggagcaggacGCGACGCGCAAGTTTAgcgcggcggtggtggccaaAGTGCCCGAGGCGCTGCAGTCGGTTGCGCAGGGCTTGACGCAGGGGATTGACGATAGCTTCTCGGAGGGGATCGCGGCGTATGAGCAGTTCTTGTAG